The DNA window ATTACTAAGGAAAAAAGCGTGTGGCGTCTGATGGATGAACTTGGTCTGCCAGAAGTCAAGGCCTGCCAAATTATCGCCTGCTTTGAATTGGGCCGCCGGTTTTTTATGGAAGACACTGGTCGGATGCCGACGATTCAAGGGCCAGAAGATGTTTATGAATATTTGGAGGATATGAAGAAACTTAAAAAAGAGCAATTCCGCGGGCTTTATCTTAATTCTCGCAACAAACTGATTCATGATGAAGTTATCTCCATTGGCTCTCTTAACGCCAACATTGTCCATCCTCGCGAAGTTTTTTCACCGGCGATTGAGTTTGCTTCGGCTAATGTAATTTTGGTCCACAATCATCCTTCTGGGGACCCAGAGCCGAGTGAAGATGATTTGGATATTACTAAACGGCTAGTGGAAGCCGGGAAGATTATGGGGATTGAGGTTATTGACCATATTATTATTACTAAAACAGAATTTATAAGTTTTAAAGATAAAAAATTAATTTAAAAACTATGTGTTGGTGCTTTGCAATTATAAATAACAGATTAGCTGAAATTTATTTTGACAGAGACAAAAAAGGAAACCCCAAATTTGAGGGTCATTGTTATGTTAAGAGAAGCGAGTTTAAGACCAAGGTGGAGCAAAAAGCTATAGATGAGGATATTACTAAGTATCGGTTTAGTTATCGGAAAGGGGAGTATAGGAGGGTGGAGGCGAAAAAAAGTAATAAGTAAAAATAATATGCCGAAAAAATTAAAAATAATAAATAAGAATAAGAAAGATAAAAAGAGAATCTGCCGGCACGATTATAAAAATGCGGTTCAAGTTGGCAATATTGATTATCAATGTCCATTATGTGGTGAACTTTTGGATCCAAACGAATGGTTTTTTATGAATAGTTTCGAGTTTGTTGATGTAGAAGTTAAAAAAGAGTGAAACATCAGCATGGTTTATTTCGCGATTTAATTAAATAAAAAATATAGTTTTATGAGTCATAAATATCCAGTACAAAAAGAGCTAATAACTAGTGAGCCAAAACATCAAACCGCCATCCGCGATATCAAGAAGCGTACTTATTGGGGTCCGACCGAGAAGGTCTTTGAGAGAAAATTGGGAGAGTTTATGAAAAACAGAAAACTCAAGGAAAAAGATGCCCTTATAGTTATACTAGATTATTTGACAGAGGTCTTGCTGAATTCAAAAGACGGAGTATTTAAAATGATAAAGAAGAGAGGAAAGGATATCCAACAAGCAAGTAAATCAGCCGCTGGAAATAATTATCAAGCTTTGATTGCCTACGCTCTAAATCGCAATATTGAAGCTGGTAATTTACC is part of the Patescibacteria group bacterium genome and encodes:
- the radC gene encoding DNA repair protein RadC produces the protein MSKEKIYNLKTLPEEKRPRGKLIAKGPDILKNYELLAVILGTGYRDENVLELAHRILQDYGSKAITKEKSVWRLMDELGLPEVKACQIIACFELGRRFFMEDTGRMPTIQGPEDVYEYLEDMKKLKKEQFRGLYLNSRNKLIHDEVISIGSLNANIVHPREVFSPAIEFASANVILVHNHPSGDPEPSEDDLDITKRLVEAGKIMGIEVIDHIIITKTEFISFKDKKLI